The Pseudofrankia inefficax genome window below encodes:
- a CDS encoding sensor histidine kinase — translation MVGRARQAPSAAVLAAHSVVLAAVVAGDVWLGFGYGTMGPGVAASGIGTGLWFAVAGLVLWRIRPGSRTGVWLVALSYFALIKTPHDVRPPVTFPGYSVFTVVGAGLYLVPIAIAAQLLLSYPSGRLSPGADRAAVVAAFCLAAVAGPVLLVTRTVDHATCTFWCYDSPIQLFSSRRLYLDLENANLAAWLVIAVVVVALLVRRAARAAPRLRRTLVGTFAGFAATIACFVGFEIAEDVARGSAVDNVLYYAYSWVAAAALVIPFFVGLVTDRLAFASVGSLVGRLAHVSAATVEAELRDALRDPSLRVVFPADGAVVDTAGAFYELPADGAQAVTALGEPPFALLVHDPTLTDRQELLDAAAGAARLALDNARLHAEVRHQLAEVRASRQRLAAAADDERRRLERDLHDGAQQRLLGLGLTVAVLRGQLGDGPARALVEELDEQVRGAIHELRDVAHGIRPAVLDEQGLAPALAALARRCAAPVTLDVRVDGRLDPVLEATAYYVVAEALQNVSRHAAGAQVAVAAVRADGRLVVEVADDGPGGASASAGTGLRGLADRVAAAGGGLTITSPRGSGTQLRAELPCA, via the coding sequence GTGGTGGGGCGCGCGCGGCAGGCGCCGTCGGCCGCGGTTCTCGCCGCCCACAGCGTCGTCCTCGCGGCGGTGGTGGCCGGAGACGTGTGGCTGGGGTTCGGCTACGGAACGATGGGTCCCGGCGTAGCCGCGTCCGGGATCGGCACCGGCCTCTGGTTCGCGGTCGCCGGTCTCGTGCTGTGGCGGATCCGACCGGGCAGCCGGACAGGTGTCTGGCTGGTGGCGCTCAGCTACTTCGCCCTCATCAAGACGCCTCATGACGTCCGGCCACCGGTTACCTTTCCCGGCTACAGCGTCTTCACGGTCGTCGGCGCGGGCCTGTATCTGGTGCCGATCGCGATCGCCGCGCAGTTGCTGCTCTCCTACCCGTCTGGCCGGCTTTCCCCGGGCGCCGACCGCGCGGCTGTCGTCGCGGCTTTCTGCCTCGCCGCCGTCGCCGGGCCCGTCCTGCTGGTCACCCGTACCGTCGACCACGCGACCTGCACCTTCTGGTGTTACGACAGCCCGATACAGCTGTTTTCCAGCCGCAGGCTCTATCTCGACCTGGAGAACGCGAACCTGGCCGCCTGGCTGGTCATCGCGGTCGTCGTGGTGGCGCTGCTCGTCCGCCGGGCGGCACGGGCTGCGCCGCGGCTGCGCCGGACCCTGGTCGGCACCTTCGCCGGGTTCGCCGCCACCATCGCCTGCTTCGTCGGCTTCGAGATCGCCGAGGATGTCGCGCGGGGGTCCGCCGTCGACAACGTCCTGTACTACGCCTACAGCTGGGTCGCGGCGGCCGCGCTGGTGATCCCGTTCTTCGTCGGCCTGGTCACCGATCGGCTCGCCTTCGCCTCCGTCGGCAGCCTGGTCGGCCGGCTCGCCCACGTCTCCGCGGCGACCGTCGAAGCCGAGCTCCGCGACGCGCTGCGTGACCCATCCCTGCGGGTCGTCTTCCCCGCGGACGGAGCCGTCGTCGACACCGCGGGAGCGTTCTACGAGCTGCCCGCGGACGGCGCACAGGCCGTCACCGCGCTCGGCGAGCCGCCGTTCGCGCTGCTCGTCCACGACCCGACCCTCACCGACCGCCAGGAACTGCTCGACGCCGCCGCGGGCGCCGCCCGGCTCGCCCTCGACAACGCGCGCCTGCACGCCGAGGTCCGCCACCAGCTCGCCGAGGTCCGCGCCTCCCGGCAACGGCTCGCCGCCGCTGCCGACGACGAGCGGCGCCGCCTCGAACGCGACCTGCATGACGGTGCGCAGCAACGCCTCCTCGGCCTCGGCCTGACCGTGGCCGTCCTGCGCGGCCAGCTCGGCGACGGCCCGGCGCGGGCCCTCGTCGAGGAGCTCGACGAGCAGGTGCGCGGCGCGATCCACGAACTGCGCGACGTCGCGCACGGCATCCGGCCGGCCGTGCTCGACGAGCAGGGCCTCGCGCCGGCACTCGCGGCCCTCGCCCGCCGCTGCGCGGCGCCGGTGACCCTCGACGTGCGCGTCGACGGCCGCCTCGACCCGGTTCTCGAGGCGACCGCCTACTACGTGGTGGCCGAGGCCCTGCAGAACGTCTCGCGGCACGCGGCTGGCGCGCAGGTGGCCGTCGCCGCGGTCCGCGCCGACGGCCGGCTGGTCGTCGAGGTCGCCGACGACGGTCCCGGCGGCGCCTCGGCCTCGGCCGGGACCGGCCTGCGCGGCCTCGCCGACCGGGTCGCCGCCGCTGGGGGCGGTCTGACGATCACGTCCCCGCGGGGCAGCGGTACCCAGCTGCGGGCGGAGCTGCCGTGCGCGTGA
- a CDS encoding response regulator, giving the protein MRVIIADDSVIVREGLRRLLDVEGHEVVELVEDARAIPAAVAHGQPDAVVLDIRMPPTFTDEGLRAALSLRAAAPDLGVLLLSQHAVPEYATRLLAGGARATGYLLKDRILAPRQLSETLGILAAGGTVVDSDVVAELLAARRRDDPLARLSASERAVLGLMAQGLSDRGIAERLFVSVNTVGTHVGSVFRKLDLPSGATDNRRVLAVLTYLERR; this is encoded by the coding sequence GTGCGCGTGATCATCGCCGACGACTCGGTCATCGTGCGCGAGGGGCTGCGCCGCCTGCTCGACGTCGAGGGTCATGAGGTCGTCGAGCTGGTCGAGGACGCACGGGCGATCCCGGCGGCTGTCGCGCACGGTCAGCCCGACGCGGTGGTCCTCGACATCCGGATGCCGCCGACGTTCACCGACGAGGGGCTGCGGGCCGCGTTGTCGCTGCGGGCCGCGGCGCCGGACCTCGGTGTGCTGCTGCTTTCCCAGCACGCGGTGCCGGAGTACGCGACCCGGCTGCTGGCCGGCGGCGCCCGCGCGACCGGCTACCTCCTGAAGGACCGGATCCTGGCGCCGCGCCAGCTCAGTGAGACGTTGGGGATCCTCGCCGCCGGTGGCACCGTCGTCGACTCGGACGTCGTCGCCGAACTGCTCGCCGCCCGCCGGCGGGACGACCCGCTCGCGCGGCTGAGCGCCAGTGAGCGCGCCGTCCTGGGGCTGATGGCGCAGGGGCTGTCCGACCGGGGGATCGCCGAGCGGCTGTTCGTGTCGGTCAACACCGTCGGCACCCACGTCGGCAGCGTCTTCCGCAAGCTCGACCTGCCCTCGGGCGCCACCGACAACCGCCGCGTCCTGGCCGTCCTGACCTACCTCGAACGCCGCTGA
- the rnhA gene encoding ribonuclease HI, with protein MTGRDEQTEGAAGQRPAAVARHRTSADRTVGVASGGGGPQGGREGVVEIYTDGACKGNPGPGGWGAVLRYGTHERAICGGEAGDTTNNRMELMAAIMALEALTRPSVVRIHTDSQYLRSGINEWLARWKRNGWKTGEKKPVKNVDLWQRLDAATRVHDVEWLWVRGHAGDPGNELADQLANRGLVGARRQRS; from the coding sequence TTGACCGGCCGGGATGAGCAGACCGAGGGCGCGGCCGGGCAGAGACCAGCTGCGGTCGCCCGGCACCGCACCTCGGCCGATCGCACGGTCGGAGTCGCCAGCGGCGGCGGAGGACCGCAAGGGGGCCGCGAGGGTGTCGTCGAGATCTACACCGACGGCGCCTGTAAAGGCAATCCCGGCCCGGGTGGGTGGGGCGCCGTCCTGCGTTATGGCACGCATGAGAGGGCCATCTGCGGCGGTGAAGCTGGCGACACCACGAACAACCGCATGGAGCTGATGGCGGCGATCATGGCGCTTGAGGCTCTCACTCGACCATCGGTCGTACGTATCCATACCGACTCCCAGTACCTGCGTAGCGGCATCAACGAATGGCTCGCCCGCTGGAAGAGGAACGGTTGGAAGACCGGCGAGAAGAAACCGGTCAAGAACGTCGACCTGTGGCAGCGCCTGGACGCGGCCACGAGGGTGCACGACGTCGAGTGGCTGTGGGTACGTGGGCACGCCGGCGATCCCGGCAACGAGCTCGCCGATCAGCTCGCGAACCGCGGGCTGGTCGGCGCCCGCCGCCAGCGAAGCTGA
- a CDS encoding radical SAM protein: MTVELRPFGVRCNLACTYCYQDPQRAGGPPGRAAAYSLDAMKDAAARRTGQVTLFGGEPLLLGLDDLEDLLRWGAARPGGVGIQTNGTLITDAHVALFRAYDVSVGISVDGPDELNDLRWHGSLARTRAATAATHRAIAKLAHAYRPPGLIVTLHRRNAAPDVLGRLLAWAGEIDALGVRSMRLHLLEVDGPAAAAAALTEAENIAALTAFDELQARLTTLRFDVPDETRAALRGQDGAGSCVWGGCDPYTTPAVQGIEGDGRASNCGRTNKDGVDFGKADRGGFDRSLALYVTPREDGGCAGCRFFLACRGQCPGTGIDGDWRNRSEHCGVWLAMFARAERSVAAEGRVPVSLDPRRPSLERRLTEHWRLGRDATIAGLLREEEAAARATVSVAPTRPEGAVDAPVRAVVPEPRISFAGTGAAGRGRALLAAARRAAWMSALAVVAAGHEDAALVSPGAAHALDVRSAAATLGLHARVVDRPAGGAPPDQAGPLLIVGGQAEMTRVPESPAPACCQAPRSAGVGAAGTPPLPPPWLTYGAAVDGPTQVDVPADAINLLWWRLGIVPVGHPPCSPACAESLALAANRRAAAVQAGIDGLAALDEVLAWPAEWSALHGVAELRAPLLRLTYPVAYTPRRLTVRFDGPARPADRAVGLNFPYRLSPTAAPRRAAPSPDSIAAGGTP; encoded by the coding sequence ATGACCGTGGAACTGCGCCCGTTCGGGGTGCGGTGCAACCTCGCCTGTACCTACTGCTATCAGGACCCGCAGCGGGCCGGAGGACCACCAGGGCGGGCGGCCGCCTACTCGCTGGACGCGATGAAGGACGCGGCGGCGCGGCGGACCGGGCAGGTGACGCTGTTCGGCGGCGAGCCGCTGCTGCTCGGGCTCGACGACCTGGAGGACCTGCTGCGCTGGGGCGCGGCGCGGCCCGGTGGCGTCGGCATCCAGACCAACGGAACGCTGATCACGGACGCCCACGTCGCCCTGTTCCGGGCCTACGACGTGTCGGTCGGCATCTCCGTCGACGGGCCCGACGAGCTCAACGACCTGCGCTGGCACGGGTCGCTCGCGCGCACCCGGGCCGCCACCGCCGCGACGCATCGCGCGATCGCCAAGCTGGCCCACGCCTATCGGCCCCCCGGCCTGATCGTCACGCTGCACCGGCGCAACGCGGCCCCGGACGTGCTGGGCCGGCTGCTCGCCTGGGCGGGGGAGATCGACGCCCTGGGGGTGCGCTCGATGCGGCTGCACCTGCTCGAGGTGGACGGGCCGGCCGCCGCCGCGGCGGCGTTGACCGAGGCGGAGAACATCGCCGCGCTGACGGCGTTCGACGAGCTCCAGGCGCGGCTCACGACGCTGCGCTTCGACGTGCCGGACGAGACGCGGGCGGCCCTGCGCGGCCAGGACGGCGCCGGATCGTGCGTGTGGGGCGGCTGCGACCCCTACACGACGCCCGCGGTGCAGGGCATCGAAGGCGACGGCCGGGCCAGCAACTGCGGGCGGACGAACAAGGACGGCGTCGACTTCGGCAAGGCCGACCGCGGCGGCTTCGACCGTTCCCTCGCCCTCTACGTGACGCCACGGGAGGACGGGGGCTGCGCCGGCTGCAGGTTCTTCCTGGCCTGCCGTGGTCAGTGCCCCGGGACCGGTATCGACGGTGACTGGCGCAACCGGTCCGAGCACTGTGGTGTGTGGCTCGCGATGTTCGCCCGGGCGGAACGGTCGGTCGCGGCTGAGGGCCGGGTGCCGGTGTCCCTCGACCCGCGCCGGCCCAGCCTCGAACGCCGGCTGACCGAACACTGGCGACTGGGCCGCGACGCGACGATCGCCGGCCTTCTGCGCGAGGAGGAGGCGGCCGCCCGCGCGACGGTCTCGGTCGCGCCTACTCGTCCCGAAGGCGCGGTGGACGCGCCAGTGCGTGCCGTCGTGCCGGAGCCCCGGATCTCCTTCGCCGGGACCGGGGCCGCCGGGCGAGGGCGCGCGCTGCTCGCCGCCGCGCGCCGGGCCGCCTGGATGTCGGCGCTCGCGGTGGTCGCCGCCGGGCACGAGGACGCCGCGCTGGTGTCGCCGGGTGCCGCGCACGCGCTGGACGTCCGATCCGCCGCGGCGACCCTCGGCCTGCACGCCCGGGTGGTGGATCGTCCGGCCGGCGGTGCGCCGCCGGACCAGGCCGGGCCACTCCTGATCGTCGGTGGCCAGGCCGAGATGACCCGCGTTCCCGAGTCCCCGGCGCCGGCCTGTTGCCAGGCGCCGCGTTCCGCTGGCGTGGGCGCGGCTGGTACGCCGCCGCTGCCGCCGCCCTGGCTGACTTACGGCGCCGCGGTCGACGGGCCGACCCAGGTCGACGTGCCGGCGGACGCGATCAACCTGCTGTGGTGGCGCCTGGGGATCGTGCCCGTCGGCCATCCGCCGTGCTCGCCAGCCTGCGCCGAGAGTCTGGCCCTGGCGGCGAACCGGCGCGCCGCGGCCGTCCAGGCCGGGATCGACGGCCTCGCCGCGCTCGACGAGGTGCTCGCCTGGCCGGCCGAATGGTCGGCCCTGCACGGCGTCGCCGAGTTGCGGGCGCCGCTGCTGCGGCTCACCTACCCGGTCGCCTATACGCCCCGGCGGCTGACCGTTCGGTTCGACGGCCCGGCCCGGCCGGCGGACCGCGCGGTCGGCCTGAACTTTCCGTATCGCCTGTCGCCCACCGCCGCTCCGCGTCGGGCGGCACCGTCTCCTGACTCGATCGCCGCCGGAGGGACACCGTGA
- a CDS encoding glycosyltransferase: MTDTLPDTAATGENATDAAAPKIDPALGLNLVPTRELQARRQPVTICIPAHNEAETITEVVTESRRALNLLGAEGEVIVLASACADDTAALADQAGGRVIECGLGKGVALKAGLAAAKDGIIAMVDGDFRYHGPEPIAATLLRPILAGTADATIADLYWRPLYPQLNYYGFFAPLAGRLYPEMLAKVGTTPWSGQRAASSELWQIDLPDDFTVETVINLAWNDTPARVRPVLADDWTNPQRPKPDLLRAELEVFLAHAAGTGRLRAEQTSSVRGWFGEIHERMAAYRPASDDPIRFEAGLLRFSVRALDSLLQG; this comes from the coding sequence TTGACTGACACCCTCCCTGACACCGCCGCCACCGGCGAGAACGCCACCGACGCGGCGGCACCGAAGATCGACCCCGCCCTGGGGCTCAATCTCGTGCCCACCCGCGAACTACAGGCACGCCGCCAGCCCGTCACCATCTGCATCCCGGCACACAACGAAGCCGAGACCATCACCGAGGTCGTCACCGAGAGCCGACGCGCTCTCAACCTGCTCGGCGCCGAGGGTGAGGTCATCGTTCTGGCCAGCGCCTGCGCTGACGACACCGCCGCCCTCGCCGATCAAGCTGGCGGGCGCGTCATCGAGTGCGGCCTCGGGAAGGGGGTCGCGCTCAAAGCCGGCTTGGCCGCCGCGAAAGACGGCATCATCGCCATGGTCGACGGCGACTTCCGCTACCACGGCCCCGAACCCATCGCCGCTACCCTGCTGCGGCCCATACTTGCCGGCACCGCCGACGCCACGATCGCCGACCTCTACTGGCGGCCCCTCTACCCACAGCTCAACTACTACGGCTTCTTCGCACCGCTCGCTGGCCGGCTCTACCCCGAAATGCTCGCCAAGGTCGGGACCACTCCCTGGTCCGGCCAACGAGCCGCGAGCAGCGAGCTCTGGCAGATTGACCTGCCCGACGACTTCACCGTCGAGACAGTGATCAACCTGGCCTGGAACGACACCCCCGCCCGCGTCCGCCCCGTCCTCGCCGACGACTGGACCAACCCTCAGCGCCCGAAACCCGACCTCCTCCGCGCCGAATTGGAGGTCTTTCTCGCTCACGCCGCGGGCACCGGACGGCTTCGCGCCGAACAGACGAGTTCCGTGCGTGGCTGGTTCGGAGAGATCCACGAGCGTATGGCCGCGTACCGTCCGGCGAGCGACGATCCGATCCGGTTCGAGGCGGGTCTCCTGCGTTTCAGCGTCCGTGCGCTGGACTCTCTGCTCCAAGGCTGA
- a CDS encoding DEAD/DEAH box helicase produces the protein MTEPVPLASAGGTESADLLHPVVLHHIVNTLQWPGLRPLQEAAVEPLLAGADALLLAPTAGGKTEAAAFPVLSRMASENWQGTSVLYLCPLKALLNNLAPRLESYTGWLGRRAAVWHGDVTESRRNRIRRERPDVLLTTPESLEAMLVSVRTDHRGFFVGVRTIVVDEVHAFAGDDRGWHLLAVLERLRRIVAAERTAINDLCVPRNGVVACEQPAQPAGSGHGAGLAEERPAGAAPPELQVIGLSATVGNPEELLRWLQGSRVGRRPARVIAPDLPTAQAVPLPTAPPVASPPDLATSGAATRAAPPAGDIELDYVGSVSNAAKVLAALHQGEKRLVFCDSKKIVEELGQALRSLGVTTFLSHASLSVDERRRSEEAFAQARNCVIVSTSTLELGIDVGDLDRVIQINAPGTVASFLQRLGRTGRRPGTLRNCLFLALSESALVHAAGLLLLWGRGWVEPVVPPPEPRHIVAQQLLAYCLQEGRIGDQTWVDEWNGLAPFDRSAEPIVRHLVRMGHLDSDGGMLFVGPEAERRFGHRHFSELTAVFTAAPEFTVLSGRDEIGRTDPVLLTDEVEGPRMLLLAGRSWRVTYIDWKRRRCFVEPAERGGRARWLTSGDVAMSFDMTRAMREVLLGADPPVPLTRRAQERLATIRDSHLDVVHPGGTVIVRTDDLTDIRWWTWAGERANRTLTASLGDLADSLQTPTAAYLRLRTDLTPEMWKTATADLESRLCLPHVTDEALAGLKFNTALPPRLAEATLATRLADLPSASTVLRQPVRFTFLQA, from the coding sequence GTGACCGAACCTGTCCCGCTAGCATCTGCCGGCGGTACGGAGTCCGCCGACCTGCTGCATCCGGTGGTGCTACACCACATCGTGAACACGCTGCAGTGGCCGGGACTGCGGCCGTTGCAGGAGGCGGCAGTGGAGCCGCTGCTCGCCGGGGCGGACGCGTTGCTGCTCGCCCCGACAGCCGGCGGGAAGACCGAAGCCGCGGCGTTCCCGGTGCTGTCTCGGATGGCGTCGGAGAACTGGCAGGGAACGTCCGTTCTGTACCTGTGTCCGCTGAAGGCGCTGCTCAACAACCTTGCGCCGCGTCTAGAGTCCTACACCGGTTGGCTCGGCCGACGCGCCGCCGTCTGGCACGGGGACGTTACCGAAAGCCGCCGCAACCGGATCCGCCGCGAACGCCCCGATGTCCTGCTGACCACGCCTGAGTCGCTGGAGGCGATGCTGGTCAGTGTCCGCACGGACCATCGTGGCTTCTTCGTCGGCGTGCGCACGATCGTCGTCGATGAGGTGCACGCGTTCGCTGGCGACGACCGTGGCTGGCACCTGCTCGCCGTCCTCGAACGCCTGCGCCGCATCGTCGCCGCCGAGCGGACCGCCATCAACGATCTTTGCGTTCCGCGGAACGGCGTGGTCGCCTGCGAGCAGCCCGCCCAGCCAGCCGGCTCAGGTCACGGCGCGGGCCTGGCCGAGGAGCGGCCAGCCGGCGCCGCTCCCCCTGAGCTGCAGGTCATTGGCCTGTCCGCGACGGTCGGGAACCCGGAGGAGCTGCTGCGCTGGCTGCAAGGCTCCCGCGTCGGACGCCGGCCAGCGAGGGTCATCGCCCCCGACCTGCCGACCGCCCAGGCCGTGCCGCTGCCCACCGCACCGCCAGTCGCCTCGCCGCCGGACCTCGCGACTTCCGGCGCTGCCACACGAGCCGCGCCGCCGGCCGGCGACATCGAGCTGGACTACGTCGGCTCGGTCTCGAACGCGGCCAAGGTACTCGCGGCGCTGCACCAGGGCGAGAAACGACTCGTCTTCTGCGACTCCAAGAAGATTGTCGAGGAGCTGGGCCAGGCGTTGCGCTCGCTCGGCGTGACGACATTTCTCTCGCATGCATCGCTGTCGGTCGACGAACGGCGCCGCTCGGAGGAAGCGTTCGCGCAGGCCCGCAACTGTGTGATCGTCTCGACGAGCACGCTGGAGCTAGGCATCGACGTAGGCGACCTCGACCGCGTCATCCAGATCAACGCCCCAGGCACGGTCGCCTCGTTCCTACAACGCCTCGGACGCACCGGACGGCGTCCAGGGACCCTGCGCAACTGTCTGTTCCTCGCCCTGTCCGAGAGCGCCCTCGTCCACGCCGCCGGACTACTGCTTCTCTGGGGTCGCGGCTGGGTCGAGCCGGTCGTCCCCCCTCCGGAACCACGCCACATCGTCGCCCAGCAGCTCCTCGCCTACTGCCTGCAGGAAGGCCGGATCGGTGACCAGACGTGGGTCGACGAGTGGAATGGCCTCGCTCCATTCGACCGATCTGCCGAGCCGATCGTTCGTCATCTCGTGCGTATGGGCCACCTGGACTCCGACGGCGGCATGCTGTTCGTCGGCCCCGAGGCCGAACGAAGGTTCGGCCACCGCCACTTTTCCGAGCTGACCGCGGTCTTCACCGCTGCACCGGAGTTCACCGTCCTGTCCGGCCGCGACGAGATCGGCCGGACCGACCCCGTCCTGCTCACTGACGAGGTCGAGGGCCCGCGCATGCTTTTGCTCGCCGGCCGAAGTTGGCGCGTCACCTACATCGACTGGAAACGCCGCCGCTGCTTCGTCGAGCCCGCCGAACGCGGCGGCCGGGCACGATGGTTGACCTCCGGCGATGTAGCCATGTCCTTCGACATGACCAGGGCGATGCGCGAGGTCCTCCTCGGTGCCGACCCACCAGTTCCGCTCACGCGCCGGGCCCAGGAACGGCTCGCGACCATCCGCGATAGCCATCTCGACGTCGTTCACCCTGGCGGAACGGTGATCGTCCGTACCGACGACCTGACGGACATCCGCTGGTGGACCTGGGCTGGAGAACGCGCGAACCGCACCCTGACCGCGAGCCTCGGGGATTTGGCCGACTCCCTCCAAACCCCGACCGCTGCCTACCTTCGCTTGCGCACCGATCTGACCCCGGAGATGTGGAAGACCGCGACGGCGGACCTCGAGTCCCGCCTCTGCCTTCCGCACGTCACCGATGAGGCCCTGGCCGGCCTGAAGTTCAACACCGCGCTCCCACCGCGCCTGGCCGAAGCCACCCTCGCCACCCGCCTCGCGGACCTTCCCTCCGCGTCCACAGTCCTCCGACAACCCGTCCGCTTTACCTTCTTGCAAGCCTGA
- a CDS encoding AAA family ATPase: protein MSTRGDSDRPPSLVVLRGPSCSGKTTTALAIRQAVGRGVAVVQQDVIRRELLREPDLPHALNIDLIATIVTRCLAGGYDVILEGILDASRYGAMLRSLIAAHPGRAHAYYFHLPFEETVRRHATKPNTHGYGEPELARWYVPNDLLGVSGERIIAPTEAQQDIVTRIVSEALPQGLEAAIDRPG, encoded by the coding sequence GTGTCGACACGCGGGGACTCGGACCGGCCGCCGTCGCTCGTCGTGTTGCGCGGTCCGTCCTGCAGCGGCAAGACGACGACGGCGCTCGCGATCCGCCAGGCGGTCGGCCGTGGGGTGGCGGTGGTGCAGCAGGACGTGATCCGCCGCGAGCTGCTCCGCGAGCCGGACCTGCCACATGCCCTGAACATCGACCTGATCGCCACGATCGTGACACGGTGCCTCGCAGGCGGCTACGACGTCATCCTCGAAGGCATCCTGGACGCCTCCCGCTACGGCGCCATGCTGCGATCGCTCATCGCCGCGCACCCAGGCCGCGCCCATGCCTACTACTTCCACCTCCCGTTCGAGGAGACGGTGCGCCGACACGCGACAAAGCCGAACACCCACGGCTACGGCGAACCTGAACTGGCCAGGTGGTATGTCCCGAACGACTTGCTGGGCGTTTCCGGGGAACGGATCATCGCGCCCACCGAAGCCCAACAAGATATCGTGACCCGCATCGTCAGCGAGGCCCTGCCACAAGGATTGGAAGCGGCGATTGACCGGCCGGGATGA
- a CDS encoding toll/interleukin-1 receptor domain-containing protein, which yields MANGDDEPTRLPADTAPTVAPGAWHFFVSYAPVDEAWAEWIAWQLERDQHRVLLQAWDGVPGSHWMNQMNTAIHQSDHTIAVVSRAYIESVFEQEAWQAVFRRDPEGLARRLIPVCVEDCSRPGLLGSIIPVDLSAKPTVMDARKTLLEGIRNATAGRAKPTAEPTYPGLLGEADVSSPIPSSREIAASVFPGKFSGLRPVPRHIETDDRKRDPVDVLVAHLRARHATGDWAVVVALGAMLADRRPDLADPDGLVSDANAAHQEGRLPFLSMGEHALVRVRPHWASELPTLCLLPFLLSVAIALLAVRTGGWLGWVEWGLAFLTVTAMTVLARAVVRRAVARFCEQIVITNLRIVCVSGITDQSVIGATLEQITDMTYTRSLLGHIFDFGTFVLEWKSTDGTVLTQIPHIPHPDLFYIILLDTTFGSLPSA from the coding sequence GTGGCGAACGGGGACGACGAGCCCACGCGCTTGCCAGCGGACACTGCGCCAACAGTCGCGCCGGGAGCGTGGCACTTCTTCGTGTCGTATGCGCCGGTTGACGAGGCGTGGGCCGAATGGATCGCCTGGCAATTAGAAAGAGACCAGCACAGAGTTCTCCTGCAAGCCTGGGATGGCGTGCCCGGCTCGCATTGGATGAACCAGATGAACACGGCAATCCACCAGAGCGACCACACGATCGCCGTCGTCTCGCGCGCCTATATCGAATCTGTCTTTGAGCAAGAGGCGTGGCAGGCCGTATTTCGACGCGATCCGGAGGGGCTCGCTCGCCGGCTCATACCGGTGTGCGTCGAAGACTGCTCCAGGCCGGGTCTGCTCGGCAGCATAATCCCCGTCGACCTGTCCGCCAAACCAACCGTTATGGACGCACGGAAGACACTGCTCGAAGGCATCCGAAATGCCACGGCCGGACGCGCTAAGCCAACGGCTGAACCCACATACCCAGGCCTTCTCGGCGAGGCCGATGTATCCTCGCCGATCCCGTCGAGCAGGGAGATCGCCGCCTCGGTATTTCCGGGAAAATTCTCGGGATTGCGTCCTGTTCCGCGCCACATCGAAACCGACGACCGGAAGCGGGACCCTGTCGACGTTCTCGTGGCTCACCTCCGGGCTCGACACGCAACGGGCGACTGGGCGGTGGTCGTCGCGCTGGGTGCGATGCTCGCGGACCGCCGCCCCGACCTCGCCGATCCTGACGGGCTGGTGTCGGACGCCAACGCCGCGCATCAAGAGGGACGGCTACCGTTCCTTTCAATGGGCGAGCACGCTCTTGTCAGGGTGCGCCCCCACTGGGCCAGCGAGCTGCCAACACTCTGCCTGCTGCCATTCCTCCTCTCTGTCGCGATCGCCCTCCTCGCTGTGCGGACCGGCGGCTGGCTCGGATGGGTCGAGTGGGGTCTCGCGTTCCTCACGGTCACCGCAATGACGGTCCTCGCAAGGGCGGTCGTACGTCGCGCGGTTGCCCGCTTTTGCGAACAGATAGTGATCACTAACTTACGGATCGTCTGCGTGTCAGGGATTACCGACCAAAGCGTGATCGGCGCAACGCTGGAACAAATCACAGATATGACCTATACCCGGTCACTTCTTGGTCATATTTTCGATTTCGGCACGTTCGTCCTCGAATGGAAGTCGACCGACGGTACAGTACTTACCCAAATTCCGCATATCCCACATCCAGACTTGTTTTACATTATACTATTGGATACAACCTTCGGTTCTCTTCCATCAGCCTAG